The following coding sequences are from one Nicotiana tabacum cultivar K326 chromosome 1, ASM71507v2, whole genome shotgun sequence window:
- the LOC107788397 gene encoding dirigent protein-like, translating into MATKKSNSMAILIFLFLLCHINFSIVESANKIRARHPCKTLMFYFHDIIYNGENAKNATSAIVGAPAWGNFTKLGGQNHFGDLVIFDDPITLDNNLHSTPVGRAQGFYFYDKKEIFTSWLGFSFVFNSTEHKGSINFAGADPLMNKTRDISVIGGTGDFFMTRGIATLRTDAFEGEVYFRLRVDIKLYECW; encoded by the coding sequence ATGGCAACCAAGAAATCTAATTCTATGGCCATTTtaattttccttttccttctttgtCACATAAACTTCTCTATAGTAGAATCAGCCAATAAAATACGCGCTCGCCACCCgtgtaaaaccctaatgtttTATTTCCATGACATAATCTACAATggtgaaaatgccaaaaatgcaACTTCAGCTATAGTTGGAGCTCCAGCATGGGGAAATTTTACAAAATTGGGAGGACAAAACCATTTTGGAGATTTAGTTATTTTTGATGATCCAATTACTTTGGATAACAACCTTCATTCAACTCCAGTTGGAAGAGCACAaggtttttatttttatgataaaaAAGAAATATTCACTTCATGGTTAGGGTTTTCATTTGTTTTCAATTCTACTGAACATAAGGGTAGTATTAATTTTGCCGGAGCTGATCCATTAATGAACAAAACTAGGGATATTTCGGTAATTGGTGGAACTGGTGATTTTTTCATGACAAGAGGAATTGCTACTCTCAGGACTGATGCCTTTGAGGGTGAAGTTTATTTTCGACTTCGTGTtgatattaaactttatgagtgCTGGTAA
- the LOC107782816 gene encoding disease resistance response protein 206-like — protein MASSDTLLSDIHHNRMECQNRPRIASPSHYSQSQLELFFSPKFCITIVSKSLFIILCILLLSISAQSYTRRARAPCKEMVFYFHDIVYNGKNYKNATSTIIGAPEWGNRTIMASPNNFGDLIVFDDPITLDNNLHSTPVGRAQGMYFYDQMDTFSSWLGFSFVFNNTDYKGSLNFAGHDLLMNKTRDISVIGGTGDFLWLEEIATLSTDAFEGSVYFRLRVHIKL, from the exons aTGGCATCATCTGACACTttactgtcagacatacaccacaacagaatggagtgccAGAAC AGACCAAGAATAGCAAGTCCTTCCCACTACTCACAAAGCCAATTAGAGCTCTTTTTCTCTCCCAAATTTTGTATAACAATAGTTTCTAAGTCATTATTTATAATTCTATGCATTCTTCTTCTCTCCATTTCTGCACAGAGCTACACTCGTCGTGCTCGCGCTCCTTGTAAGGAAATGGTATTTTATTTTCACGACATTGTTTATAAtggcaaaaattataaaaatgcgaCTTCAACCATAATTGGCGCGCCAGAATGGGGCAATAGGACCATAATGGCAAGTCCTAACAATTTTGGGGACTTAATTGTGTTTGATGATCCAATTACACTAGACAATAATTTACACTCAACCCCAGTTGGAAGGGCACAAGGCATGTATTTTTACGATCAAATGGACACTTTTAGTTCTTGGCTTGGTTTCTCTTTTGTGTTTAATAATACAGATTATAAAGGAAGCTTGAATTTTGCTGGCCATGACCTTTTGATGAACAAAACTAGGGACATTTCAGTAATTGGTGGAACTGGTGATTTTTTATGGCTAGAGGA AATAGCCACTTTGAGCACTGATGCATTTGAAGGAAGTGTTTATTTTCGACTTCGCGTTCACATTAAGTTGTAG